The Oceanispirochaeta sp. genome segment GCAGGAGTTCCGCTGGAGTAGGCAGCCTTAACAAGTCCCCCGCCCCCTGTAGCAAGGATCAGATCACACTGTTCCATAAGATCCTGTGAGTTTTCCATGGTGACTTCATCTACATGGATGATCAGGTCAGCAGGATATCCGCCTGCCTCCAGGGCTTCTCTCATCTTGTTAATGACCATTTCATTGGTTTTTCTGGCTCTGGGATGGGGCGCCAGGATGATGGCGTTCCGGGTCTTGATGGCACTCATGGCCTTAAGAACCTGGGTGGCCTCACAGTTGGTACAGGGAACAAGAGCTCCGATAACACCCACAGGCTTGGCCAGTTTCATCAGACCCAGAGCCTCATCTTCTTCGATGACGCCAACCGACTTTTTACCCTTCATATCAAACCAGCCGCCACGGACTTTGTTCATCATCTTACCGTATTTGCTGGGAACGTCCCCCATCTGGGTTTCTTCTACGGCAAACTCGGCAATTTTTTGTGCGAACTCTTCCTGAATGGTGGCCCAGGCGATGCGCTGACACATGTCATCCACCTGTTCCTGGCTGAAAAACTCAATCTGTTTCTGAGCTGCACGGGCTCTTTTCATTAATTTACTGATATATTCTGACATCTCTAATTCCTTATTATTCTATTGATTTCAATTCCGATTATGCGTCAGGGTTGGGAACCATGAAGTTTCTGACAACGCCCAGCAGTTCTGTGTAACCCGCGAGGAAACCTCTGAGAGTACGAGTGATGGCACCGTAAGTATCAAACTCGGCATGATTCAG includes the following:
- a CDS encoding aldehyde dehydrogenase family protein yields the protein MSEYISKLMKRARAAQKQIEFFSQEQVDDMCQRIAWATIQEEFAQKIAEFAVEETQMGDVPSKYGKMMNKVRGGWFDMKGKKSVGVIEEDEALGLMKLAKPVGVIGALVPCTNCEATQVLKAMSAIKTRNAIILAPHPRARKTNEMVINKMREALEAGGYPADLIIHVDEVTMENSQDLMEQCDLILATGGGGLVKAAYSSGTPAYGVGAGNAVTIVDDTQDMAEVADKIKRSNTYHQATSSS